TGGCAGCCCGGCTTTATAAGTACCATTCCCATATACGTTACGGCTCCCTATCCCGCAGGGAACAATCAAATCTGGTTTCCTGCTATTGGCAATAATTTTACCATAAGCTGGGAAGAAGTAGGTTATCCGTCACACCAGGGAACAATGAATAATGTTACTTCCACAAAGCAGGTGCTTATAGACTTCGGAACATCATTACATCCGAATTCAATGCAAGCCAGTTATCAGGTGAAAGTAAGCGGTGGAAATGGGACTTTCAGAATACTTTCTACTGAATATTCACTTTCTACAGGAGTTACATATAATGGAAGCATTGATAAATTGCTTGAGATTTCCCAATGGGGGAATATCCAATGGAGTACAATGAACAATGCTTTTGCAAACTGTCCTAATATAAAACTCACGGCTTCGGATGCACCCGATCTGTCCCAAGTTACAGATCTGTCCGGAATGTTCAAATCTGCAAAGAATTTTACTTCCAATAATTCAATAAACAGCTGGGATACTTCATCTGTACAAGATATGTCTGAGCTATTTTCACAAACAACATTCAATTCTCCGATTGATAACTGGAATACATCAAATGTTACCAATATGTCCCGTATGTTTTATTTTTCAAAACTTTTCAATCAAACTTTAAAAACCTGGGATGTCTCTAAAGTTACCAATATGCAGTCTATGTTTATGAGTGCAGAAAAGTTTAACCAGCCTTTACAGGACTGGAATACAGAGTCTCTTACGAACATCATTGATATATTCAATGGAGCAAGGGAATTTAATCAACCAATCAATACCTGGAATATTTCAAATGTAACAAGCCTTAGTGGTATCTTTTCATTAGCCCCGCAATTCAACCAGCCACTCAATCACTGGAATACCTCAAAAGTAACCGATATGTCCAGAACATTTAACGGAGCTTTAAGTTTTAATCAAAATATTAACAGCTGGGATACCTCCAAAGTAGGGAATATGTCACTCATGTTTGCACAAGCTGTAAGTTACAACGAGCCTATGACTTCCTGGGACACGGGAAGTGTGACGGATATGTCTTTTATGTTTCATTTCAATCCGTATTTCAATCAGAATATAAGCAATTGGAATACAGCAAAAGTGGTCAACATGGGACACATGCTTCACGGCTGCTATGAATTCACCCATTCACTGGAAAACTGGAATGTCAGTACCGTTACCAATATGGATTTAATGCTAATGGAGACCACTTCATACAACCATACTTTAGAAAAATGGAATCTGAACTCCTTAATAACTGCCGCCTCAATGCTTACTTCTTCAGGATTAGACTGCAGAAATTACAGTAACACCCTTATTGGATGGTCTAATAACGGTAATACTCCCAATGGTATTCATCTTGGTATCGTTTCAGACTTAACCTATTCCGATACTGCAACTCCTTCAAGAAATCATCTTCTCAATGTAAAAGGATGGAGCTTTCTGGGAGATAATTTA
This region of Chryseobacterium culicis genomic DNA includes:
- a CDS encoding BspA family leucine-rich repeat surface protein, which translates into the protein MYKKLLFSLLFILLFQLSKAQHEFITIWQPGFISTIPIYVTAPYPAGNNQIWFPAIGNNFTISWEEVGYPSHQGTMNNVTSTKQVLIDFGTSLHPNSMQASYQVKVSGGNGTFRILSTEYSLSTGVTYNGSIDKLLEISQWGNIQWSTMNNAFANCPNIKLTASDAPDLSQVTDLSGMFKSAKNFTSNNSINSWDTSSVQDMSELFSQTTFNSPIDNWNTSNVTNMSRMFYFSKLFNQTLKTWDVSKVTNMQSMFMSAEKFNQPLQDWNTESLTNIIDIFNGAREFNQPINTWNISNVTSLSGIFSLAPQFNQPLNHWNTSKVTDMSRTFNGALSFNQNINSWDTSKVGNMSLMFAQAVSYNEPMTSWDTGSVTDMSFMFHFNPYFNQNISNWNTAKVVNMGHMLHGCYEFTHSLENWNVSTVTNMDLMLMETTSYNHTLEKWNLNSLITAASMLTSSGLDCRNYSNTLIGWSNNGNTPNGIHLGIVSDLTYSDTATPSRNHLLNVKGWSFLGDNLGTCEHQLGTSDNSLNNTPQMYPNPVSDMIYLKNIQNVIRYTITDMSGRTVAKDKLGHNEISVRLLSPGNYVLQIFTKNTVHSFSFIKK